CACCTCACTGATGGTAAAATtatgctttttgctttttaaaaaagtttttttaaaaaacttttgtaataaaataacacaaaataaaatttttttaattcttgtaGATATTTTCAACTGCATCTCCTCACTAAAACGTAACATCCTGAGCACCAAATATACCTTCTGCCCTTGCTTGGGTATAAAGTTTGCTTTTAAAGTAACCCTTTCAAAAGTCAGCATTTGGTCTGTCCGTGTGTCCTTTGTCCAAGAATCATAACAGGCTCAAAGGACTCTATTGGTTTAGTTCTACCAATCAACCCCGATTATGCTGGTGTCTACATGCTTCCTGTTCTCCTCATCAGACTTTGGTGTCTCCTGGATCAGCTCCACGGGTCAGAGCTGTGTTTCTGGTTGTAGTTCTGCAGCTCGATCTGGTCTTTGATCTGGTTCATCAGAATCTGAGACAAAAGCATTCCAGCCAGCTGCAAACCAGAAAACATGACAGAAGGTTGAACATGTGTCTCTTCTATTAGAAGCTGTGTGAGTGTTGGTATGTAATCCTCTACCTGTGGTATAGCCAGTCCCAGCGCAATGCCTCCTAGTAAGAACAGGTTGCTGTGGATCCAATCAACTATTTTGTCTATGCAGCCATTGGTGTGAATGCGGTTTCCAGCCTCGATGTAATCCAATTCCTGAATGTTGTGACCGCACATGGTGTTGATTACCTGCCCGCAAACGAGCACACAgttaaaacacatgaaaaacaacaaaaatgaaccACAAAAATCAGTATCAGCATATTCTTAAAAGCAAGTTCACCGTGTCATTTCTTAAGATACAGCAGGAAAAGGGGACAGAGCAGCGTTCTCGGCTGGGGTTGTCCTTGCTGCAGTTGAAATACATGTTCTGTGACCAGTCCAAGTACCTCAAAGCACCACAGCAGTCAAACTGATGAGACAGAAGAGATCAGAAGATGGAGTAGCCACCTAAAAGGCTGCCATCACCCCAACAATTCCACCTTCAGGCTAAATCCTTACCTCTTCCTGACCAAAATCAATAAGGTTTTGCAGATCAATATCATCTCTGTAGTGGACAATGGCATTGTTGATCACCTCGGTCACTTTACCTCTTGCcttgaaagaaaaatgaaaaagtattttatggataaaaaaagtaaataaaacaatgaaataaatcTAGATTAATATGGACAACGTGCAGCAGAGGGCGCTCTCATTTTATAATACACaacctctctccctgtgtgtgttgtttgctTCGTTGGCTGCCAACTCTGACAAGATCAGGAGTTTGGAGCAACCAAACGTGGCACACATGTACATGTTAGGGCCTTGAAGAGTTTCATCTCCGTCAGATTTTGTAACGtcatcatgttgcctagcaacctaaacctttttaaaatcatcctatatttaaatctttttttttttttttttgcctgtcccgtttggctcttttgccatcagaattattgtctaaaggcgaagaaagatgcccaatggatttactttaccaaatggactgtcccagccttgccgtaatggtctatttgattcaccttttattgtttattttattttttattttcactttctagatacgggacagacttgaatgaggaaaagaaaagggagaaagaaagaggggaaaaaaacagcggagaagagggacggggataaagggcaaaaaacaaaacccaacaaaataagcagacaaaaatacataaatcaatcacctggatcactcgttgagaaagaaaaaagaaaacaagcatttaacaagggataaacaacatcatgatgatatatgggaatataacagtaaatactaaatattaaacattattgtgcagcacgtaagatcgacagcgcacagtgtgctttaaggtaggagccaaaaagagtgtagtttgtgtgtgtgagcacccgtgtgtacacctgtgagcatgaacgcgtttgtttttaaaaggttcctacaTGTAATGATCTcttagagggtgtggggagccacagccctgtcctccagggcatgaagcaggtatggaggagatcaaaactccagacatccagaggcccccagaacacaagagaccaaggaagaccaacagaggggcagctgcgccactgtcccagaaagagctgaggagagtcccagatgaggggtcactcagcagccgtagAGCataagccagggggggttgcagtgacgtgcccgggagctccgccggcagccagccgtgcctgagtgaccgagccccaggccgagaggccgagggcaccccacccccgaagtggcccgagcgagccccaggctccagggcccgataagcagccaccaaggagtgagccggtgtgtacctggactcccatccccggacacaaagacccaccaacgcaccgatgtctgagggtgtctgccactggcaggggaagtggtggtggggggagataggcctccaaaccttggaggacctgggatgtccccagagaggtggcgtctgatacccaacctgacatatggacacagacaaacaggcacacacagatacaaacatccattcccaccctcatgctctcatatgcaattactcaacactcacccaacgtggagacaaacacaaagagacactgtacacacaatcacactccccaagcgtactctaagccccaggtctaggtacccctTGAGctggaaactgcacccagacccaggtggtgttacccttttccctgcggtggggagatgcagaccaccccgactccgcagcagcagggaggccccacattccagaccccagtcggacggccaactcctcctcccagcccccccgctccagcaggccacagagaacgggggtgtgagaagactccaaacctccctctgcccgctcatatgtagtgttgatgcatgtgtgttctaaggtgcatttaaaacccaggaggacatggagctacctgccagagagcagcaggtaagcgcacagcccctcctgatagccctcaatgtctacgtgtatttaaaattgagaggtgagcaacgacgccaggggtgaggtgtacaccctgatggcaATTTGGAgtccgtgtagcgtgcccacccccaagatcctatatgtacgtgttatgagagtgtgagtaatgtgaatgtctaagttgtgagataaaattgaaaacaacatttaaatcttacaacaaTAACATCTCCTTTCTATCCAAAAACTTCATTTAGGTAACTAAGCATCTTCCTAGCAATGGGAAATAATGGCCTGTTTTTAAAGCaatctatttttatttcacgACAATCACGTCAAATTTATATCCACAAAAGCTTAGTTATACACGATacaatatattatataatcATGTTGCACAGCAACCAACTAGTGATGAGCTAAAATGACTTTTATTTGTTGtcgttgtttgtttgttgggtttttttttaattaaaagaaaattaatatcATGTGCAACATCATTAATAGGCAAAAGAAGTAGTCTTAAGCACCAGTTTGGAGCATGCTTTTCAAGGTTTTATATTAATGTGAAGCTACTGTATAACCTCTCATATGACTAGTGCTGATATTCTgtataaacataaaacaaaactgtataAAAATCATCAAATGATAAAGAGCCCCCCAAAAGACTATTACACCCAAAGTTATTTATTATAGAAGGAGCAACAAAAGAAACCTATTTAAGTTTTGAAAGAGTTGAGAATACAGAGAACTGAAATACATTTGTGTTTACATTATTCTGATTGATAGAACAGTCCATATTGTTCGATTACCTTATCTGAAAAGATGAAGCCCAGGACACCAGCAGTCAGCTGCAGGATGAAGATCACGATCAGACAGATACAGAACTGGGAGGAGGGAAAAAGAGCAGTCGTTACCACATTGTAATTTAaacctcctcctgtgtctccaTGAAGCTGTTGCTTATGAGCGCCTcacttgtaaaaaaaatgtgcagattAAGCAAGAAAGCAGAGAACAACTAGTGAACTCTagaagcaaaatattttaatggtttCCTAGTGTAACCTGTTTGCTTGGCATAGATAGCACAAATATAACCAATGATCTTAAAAGATTGTGCATTTGGACCCTTAAAGAtataataaaaactttaaaatccaTTAAATTCTTCTTCCTCACAGTTTGCAAGAGGCAGAGGTTTTCTCGGAGGGACCCCACACAACCGCAGAAGGTGATGATGAACATGAGGACCCCCACAATCAACAGCATTACAGCGGGGTCCACAGCGAGACATGCGAGCGCTGTTTCTAAAGCAGAAGGGGAGAGAGAAGACACTCAAAGGataacacagacagagagggcaGGCTGGGAAACATTTCTGGAAATATAattcaaaaactgcattttcaagTATGTTTTTAGTGAAAAAGTGGACTAACAAAGCCttacagaaacaaaagcacTCTACCTATATGTGATGGGACTCCCACTGTGTTATTAAAAAAGACTGTATGCTTCATAAATAGAGAATTGTTTTACCTGCGTGTTTCACAATGCGGGCATACACTCCGATTAACACCAACACCAGAGAAATTATCTGAGAACAAACACATAGAAAAAAAGATTACCCAAGATTTCTTTATCCTTGgggcaattaaaaaaaaattagaagtGAAGTGTAATATGCACTCGAGGGGAATATGAAGAAATATTTCTCTTATGTTTCTGCTTGTACAGGGTGCATCATCATCTTTCCAGAACACTCAATTacaataataagaaaaatgtgCAGTGGCTACACATGAGTCACCGATAAGGCTGCACTGATGATTTTCCAGAAACATTCACTCTGAATCAGTGttaaactgcatcaccaacaaTTGGTTGTTAAAACTAGGAGATTCTTCCAGTCTCTCTGCTTTAATCTGACTATATTAACCTACAGCAACCTGCagacttcattaaaaaaaataaaggctcTTTCACTCTGCACTGCTTTCTCAGTCTCAATAGAATAATAGTAAATACTCTTCCCAGCCTGAATGACATAGATCGAGTTACTGCAGACACTGCGCCTTAATGTGGTGGGAGAGAGAGGTCaggtttgtctttttggaagggTTTAGTTTCACagtcaaagggaaaaaaagggaaaaaaacccacagggGTGATATTAGGAAGGTAATTCATGTCTGCATACGAGTCAGTAATTGCCATGAAAAGAAGTGGCGCGCACTACGAGACTCACTGTAGCTGGAGGGAGCAGAAATGACAACACATTCCATACAAGTTTTTACAGACTTATCCTGTTTGTACACGAGCACTGCCTCAATACTGCTGACACACttatacacaaaaaaaaaacaaaaaaccatgcaaaaaatgaaacaattacAAATATAATAGAATGTGCAAAGGAAACACTACAAACACTGAGCAAGGACATaagaaaaacactaaaactTCATGTCAGATCTTGGTTTAAGCATTCTAATTTTCCTGAAAAAGGGTTAGTCTCCTCACATGGATCTAAACCTCAGCTGGTTAAATCTGCAACAAGAGATCAACTCTAAAAATGCTGTAAGAAATCTCCTTAAGTTCTGGCCCACGGTCACCTGACACCGCAACCCACTGATGGGAACGTTTTGTTTACAACCAACCTTCTGAGCTTCGCAGTTTTACATAATTTGCGGAATTTTAATTTGAATGATGTTATTCAGTCATTTGTTGAAATAGAGATGTATCACCACCTGCACAACCTGGCACAGGGGACAACCTCTGTCAGGAAACAGATGTGAGGTGGGGACATTAAACAAATGTGTGGCCCCATGAGCACATTGACCCTGAAAGTTTGCTTGGCATTGAGTAtgtaacaaaaaaggaaatcagtgaAACTGGGAAAACTCCTTTGTGTTCACATTTTCTGGTGGCTGAAACAAACCACAGCACTGACTGAGGTGACCAAATCCAATCCTGATTTTCAAAGTGAGAATAAAACTTAGTCAATGTTTAAACACTGAGCTGAGAACACCTggtgtatttgtttgtgtgtatgcctTTGTGAGTGAGACCCATACTTCCTTCTCCCTTCTACTCTTTCCCTCAGTTTCACTCTGAACACCAAAGTTAAAGAACAACTAAGTGAAACAAAGCAGCAAAGTGTTCCGCTGACAAGGAAGTGATGCCTTACATGGTTGGCATAACTGAAATCACAGCATAAACGTCTTTGAACTATTTGTTAGTCAAACGTCCCCTGGAAGCTCCAAAGACAAATGATTAACCAGCACACAGAGTTCCTAAAATGAAGGTCACCACACGCAGAGATCAGTCAGTCAATGCTTTTATAATAGCGCGCGATTACTTacccaaaatataaaattaaatatgaacagCAGGTACTTCACAGCTGGGCTGACAAACGTAAACTCCTCGTCAGATCTAGGTGCGCCTCTGCTTGTTCGTGCCATGGCGACAGGTGAGCGTCTTTATTCAAGTTTGCGCGCAAAAAGAGCCAAAAGCTGGGAAAAGGTGTTTCCTAAAGTTAAACCGAACACCTCTCAGCATGATGACGACGACTGATTTGCTGACATGCTGACACATAACAGTAAGGTAACGAGTTCCCAGCTGCCCGCCGACCCTGGTTGATAGTAGCAGGGTGTGTAAAAACTGGGTGTTCCCATTTTttctccactgtgttttttttttgttgtgtgtgtttttgttttgttttgtttttgtttttgcactaaATGTTCCCTGATATTAACAGGGTCCAAGCactgatttaaaagactgagttGGGATTTTATTAATTGGAAACAACGGTTACATTATCAAtaagtacaaaaataaaagcccaatTGTAAGTAAACATGTATGAATGCAACACTAGAGacaaaaaagggcaaaaaatagcatatggaaaaaaatatgatttttcttttcttttctagtcTATTAGAAAAAAGTAAACGTGAACCACATTTGAGCTAAAACTGTCCTCTCGctgtctgcttttattttgaaggcacgATATCGTCATAACATCCGCTTTACCAAGAGGTTATTTCCGTGTTTATTAGGATGTCTGCAGAAGTAATAATCAGTCAAttttatagaaatatataaaatacgaAAATGGCGTGGAAAAGCGAAGGTTTGTGCGATGTTGCGCGTTTGTTTGCTagtaggtttatttattttctttagctCAGAGAAGCCTTCTTAAAACAATTAGGCTGTTAAGCTAACGTTGCTAATTCTCTCTATTCGTATAGCTGTAACCTGTTAATTGCAGTTTCTAGTTAAATTATGTGGTGCTTTCACTCCAAAACCTTTGTTTCCAGTGTCTTCGGCAGACCGTGTTCTTCCTCCAGCCTCTCTGCGTCTCCTTGTCCCTCCAGTGAGACTCATGTCTGCCTTCGTGTGGCAGGTAGCGCAGCAGCTCAAAGTGATGCAGTATGACAAGCTGGCGGACTTCATCAGTTTGGCAACAGAGATGGTCCCAGAGCTGCTCAGTCCCACCCAGAAGGCTCAGCTCATCCTGGGCCTGAGAGCAAGGGTAAGGGATTAGTCCCAactgtaaatacattttaatgtcagTGAAGCTGAGATGAGGAATTAATAACCTATACTAATGTAGTACTTATCTATGTGGCCCCTCAGAGGGTCTTTTTCCTGCCTTCACCTTAATGTGCTAGTGCATGTCTAAGTAATAATATATATGGTAGGTTTTGAATATTGTTGTTAACcacaatttacattttcaccACATTTAAAAGGCTTTGGTAGTTAATTGAACTACTTGGAACATTAGTGAACGTTCCCAGGTGTGGCCAACCTACCAAAAGTGCTCCAAGAGTACATCGACAACTCATCCAGGTGGTTGCAAAACAGTCTTGTTACATCTGGgataaaagtaacacagcatttctttaaaaaaaacatcataccaacagtaaaACATGGAAGTGGTAGTGTGACAGTCTGAAgctactttgttgtttcaggacAGGATGACTTGCTATAATTGGTGGAACCACGAATTCTGCTCTATTCTAGAAAATCCTAAAGGAGAATGTCCAGCTATCGGGTCATGccctgaaagttttttttttttttaggttatttATTCAGCTTATTTTCGTCTAATATTGCAACTTGTTTGATGTAAGTGTGAGAACCAGACAAAAATCTGATCTCAGGAGggtggcaaatactttttcatagcACTTAATGTAAGGCACGAGTTCTGTTAttcatcatttcattcattacatttttgttgCTTTCGAAGTTGAAGTGTTTTGTGTTGCTTGTTATTACATGCCTAAATATTGTGCTTCTGCTCATAGTGACAGtcgttttttttccacagtatgtcgtgatcttttttttttgcagctggtTCTTGAGCTGTGTCGAGGTGATGGTGTATCCAACCTGCAGATGATCCAGAGTCAACTAGATAAAGTCCACACCTGCAGTGTTGAGCTGAGCTCTAATCAGGAGATGGTGGGTGTTTTTAAAGACAATTCAGAGCTGTTTCATCACcaaatttaaaaagacaaaaaagcaagcaaacaaaaaattagacaaacaATGAGCTTTAggaaaaaatagattaaaaatacagaaaaaaacctttttcctgTATTGTGTGTCTTCTTTTTGACAGGCCAGTTCTGATATATTGAAGACATCATACAGCAACTTTGCTAGCCTGGTTCAGAACATTTTGAATGTTCCTTTTGAGAAGGAGTTCTTTTTTCAGGTAAGTTGGTTTCTGAAAAATTCACAAGTCATAAGTTTTGAAGCCTCTGATTTAGCTACAATCAGTGGCTCATATGGTTCTAACTTATCAGTCACAAGGTAGCCACAATCTGTTTTTTTCGTTTTCTGCACACAGTACCATAATTTACATGttgtattaaatgtataaccTATAATCTATGCTTCTCATCAAGTAGATGAACCTATAGTTCAGATATGATTTCTTTAGGAGGTTTTTCCTGCCAACTACGGCTCCATCTATAACCAAAGGATCCAGCAGCTTGTGTCCATCTTTCTGTCCAGACTTGAAGAGCTGCTGCCAGTACCAGACCTGCAGCAGGTACTCCAGCAGTACTACAAAAGTAATTTGCAGCACGAGATCAAAATTTGTAACCTCTAAGATTTTTTGTTCTCTTACAACCTGCATTTCTGTGGTCTTTTCTTTCCATCTCAGACAGCAGCTTGGCTCAATGAAACACCTGTATCAGAAGAAATTGGACTCCATCTGTCTGAACCCTTCAGTTTGAAGACCCTGCTGCATCATCACAGACAGACGGGGACTCTAAGTTCAGGTGggaaccttttttctttttttttaatgaagtatTATAAATGAGTGAGTAATGTGTAATATTATCGGGctttcttctctgacagcacgGTCAAGCAGTGAGGACGATGTCATTTTGTCCACACTAGCCCTCCCTTCTCAAATTGTCGCAGAGGGGTTCACTGAGGCTTATAGTCAGGAAGATCATGACAGTGAAGAACAAACACCATCACTGGAGGGCTTAGAAGAAGAATCAAGTCAAAGCTTTGATGTCACGGCAAATGATTGGCTGCCAAAAAAGAAACCAGGTCAGAAAAAAAAGTAGGAGACCAATATTACTCTTGAATCAGTTAGTCTTATCTCTCTGACTTGCTGtgctttgtactgttttcaggTCCTTTCTCTTGTTTATTCATCTGCCCTCAGTGCTCATTCACACATCGCATAAAGAGAAAAGTCCAGGAGCACATCCAGAGTGAGCACCAGATAACCGCTTCTATTCACACAAACTTTTCTGGGAAAAAAGTCAGGAAGAAGATACGTCAGAATGCTGTGAAAAATCAAGTAAAAGGTGACTCAGACAAACGGAGGAAAACCGAACCAAAAAGTGTGGCTAAAAACTGGGAATGCAAGCAGAAAAATGACAATgtagaaaataaggaaaagcgtAGATGGAAAGAGCCCAAGCAGGAAGACAGAAGGTTTCTGAGCACGCGACCTGTGAACAAAAACTTCACAGAGAAAGAAACCAAATGTCCGATGTGTGAAAAGTTCTTTGAACATCCAAATCAATTGAAGGCTCACATGAAGCTCCACAGCTTCCCCTACCGCTGCAGCCAGTGCGAGAAAGGATTCACCAGCCCATCAGGCTTTTATCAGCACCAGAGGCTTCATAAGAGAGGACGAATATTCATCTGTAACCAGTGCAACAAGGGATTCCTGTGCAGGTATGCACTCAAGCAGCATGAACGCCTGCACAACGGTCCCACCAACTTGTGCAACATCTGCGGGAAATGGTTCAGCAAAGCTGGCATCACGAGACACATGCAGATGCACAGAGGGGAGAAAAACTACCTCTGCACCACTTGCGGGAAATCCTTCTTGTCTTCGGGCGAGCTGCTGCTGCACACTCGGTCTCACACGGGGGAGACGCCCTACACCTGCGTCCAGTGCGGGAAGGGTTTCTCCAGCAAAAGTCACCTAAATGTCCACATGCGCTCTCATACAGGGGAGCGCCCATACCTGTGCTCTGAATGCCCCAAGCGTTTCCTTACGTTAAACTGCCTAAAGAGACACACACTCAGCCACAATGGGGTGAAACCATTCAAGTGTCCAAACTGCGAGAGAGAATTCTCGCAGCAGGGGAATCTGAAAAGACACCTTGCCACTCATAAACCCCACATGTAGTTTGCAGTTCTTATTTTATTGTCAGTCAAACAAGTATATTTCAAACTGGAATTCCAGAATGAACTACCTTCTGTACGAAGAAATAAGTGTGGGAAGCATTAACCATGCAATCGCTGGAAGTATaagctttgttttcttcagtgtattcGGCAGGCATTAAAGTGCACTTGAGCATATACTTACCATCAGCGATGTCAATTTCATTTTAGTTTCACACACCATTACACTCGCTCACATTGTAGTGTAGAAAATCTGATGATGAAGCTTTCTGGGTGGAGTGCTGGTTAAATATGCAACACTTTCACTTTTCAGCTCTCTGTAAAACTATTCTAACTTCATCCCTGTTTAAGAAACCTGCAGCCTTCCCTTTGAGCTGAATCCTATGAATGTTCTTGTGCCACTGAATTTTTTTTGGCATTCTtgtcaaaaatgtaattatcttaaaatttgggggttttctcAAAATTTAGATGTATTCACTTGAACAAAGTTTCAACAACTTTAAATTCTGACTTGtggaaggtgttttttttcagcAGGGGAACAAAAACTCTGTAGGACACAACCCGAAACGTCAGAGAAAACCAGTGCAATCTACACATCCGTTAGCGCCTGAGTGTCATTTCAAGTTTCAGTTGTTTCTTTGGCATTGTCTTACTGTGCGGGATCACCTCACTGCTGCCAGGTGAAGTGattaacatttatttgttaCAATGAAGAAGCCAGGAAATGTCCTCCCAGCATTCACCTTAAAGTTTCTGCAAATCAGGCACACCACCTCTCCCTCAATGACACCTTCTGCATTCAAACTTTGGAAGGAGCCAGGACTGATCCACAGAGTCCTTTACAAACATAGGCATCTGGAAACTTAGAGTGAACACATTTTCTTCCAAAGTTGGACATGTTTAGAGAGCAAAAGCCCACACAGTTCTTAGAAGGAACTcagtagtgttttgttttgtatgagACCCTCTTGTTCTTTGTGAAATAGCTGGTCCATACAATAGCTTTTCAGGACCTTTGATAGTTTTACCGTATTGCATTCACGGCACTTAGGTCATGTCAGAGTTAGTCTATTGAGGAACATGTGAGGATAGAGAcctgtgaaaaacacacaccaCTGTAGGAAATGCAatttatttgcaattttttaatAACATCATTCCTCAGATAAAAATGCAATGTTACAGGAATATACATCAGATATTAATTTAAAACTTGCTTTCAAGGGACCATACAGTCTAAAtatactttttccttttttatttacttgtagCGTGCGTTATAAGCAAGACAGACTCTGTCACCAATGACAGACTGACAAGTTACAGATACAAACTGTACATTACTTATTTACAAATCaactttttgtttggttttttctttcactttttattgaAAATAGGAGTAGAAAAAGTGATTGAATTAATAttctgatttatttcatttgtattCTTTCCCTTtctaaaatctaaaatgaaatgaaggagaaaaaaaatcaagatctctcttttagaaaaaaaagcagaacgagaggaagaaaaaataaaaaggttgtgTCAATCGTGAGATCATGTCACTTAGCAACCTCAGAACAAATGAAATTCCTCGCACAGTCGAGGGGGAGTGGCTTACGTTAAAGAAttcagttacaaaaaaaagaaaagaaaagaaaaaaaatggccaTCTGTCTCCAAAGCTACCAAGCACAATAACACACTCTAGTTCATTTTTCTGATCGTAAATAGTGCTGTTattaaatactacatttaaCAGTAGCGTCACTACTAATATTACAAGGAATTGGTCTTTGTGTGAtcacctctctccaaaaaaataaactcaAGGATTGACAACAGACATCTCTctgacagagaagaagaagaaaaacagctcaGTCCTGTTAATGGCCCTTTAACACTTTGCATGAGTAGTGACGTACACGTAAGATCATACAGAGCAGCATAGCCCTGATATATAAATGAGGAACAGAAAGAAGATAAAGACTGTGCTGTACGTAGAGCTGCGATTCTCTTGCCACTAAATCAAGCTGGCCAAAAGCAGGGAAGTGCCTTCTTTGCTTAAAGAGATGCTCCTGCATCATCAGTAATGGAAGAAAACACTCATGATGCTCTCAAATGGGCCCACTCATCTATTTAAAGCTGCATCTGCACACGCACAAACAGATACAAGACCTCTATGTTTCTAACTCAACTGAGGCCTTTTATGTCTGTGCTGGTCAGAACATCTCTCTTCCATTAATGGCTACGTAGAAGGAAAATCTACAAATATAAAGTGACTCCTCAGGTGTGAGTAAGAGCATATAACTGTATCCTACATTCACGGGGTGATTGGAGAAATAATTCTCATCTGCGATGCAATGTTAAATAGCTCTTGTTTGTAAAATGAAGAGTGGAGAAGCAGATACAGGCGGAGACATTCGTGGTTTTAATGAGGTGAAAGCTGTTCCAAAACCAGAACCGCTGACAGTCAAGTCTGCATTGTAAAGCTGCTGCCACACCTCTGAAGTAATATCCCAAAGAGAGTCGCGTTTGCTGCTACGGAAAGACTCAATCTTAGTGTCAAAACTGAGTGCCAGGCAGGGCTCTCTGTGATTTGGAATGAATGCGGGATAACACACAAGGTCTTTGAGGTCCTGACAAAACAGTCATACTAAATATTCACATAAAAGGTGCTGTTGTAGGTGCCGCTATACAATGAGTGAATTCTAGTCTATACATTATTCCTAAACCCACTGGGCAAGCAAATTTCATCTATCAGGTTCAGCTAAGAGCTTAGCAGCCCTGGAAAAACGTCGCCACCAATATCTG
The Astatotilapia calliptera chromosome 17, fAstCal1.2, whole genome shotgun sequence genome window above contains:
- the LOC113009765 gene encoding zinc finger protein 239-like isoform X5; this encodes MLTHNSKVAQQLKVMQYDKLADFISLATEMVPELLSPTQKAQLILGLRARLVLELCRGDGVSNLQMIQSQLDKVHTCSVELSSNQEMASSDILKTSYSNFASLVQNILNVPFEKEFFFQEVFPANYGSIYNQRIQQLVSIFLSRLEELLPVPDLQQTAAWLNETPVSEEIGLHLSEPFSLKTLLHHHRQTGTLSSARSSSEDDVILSTLALPSQIVAEGFTEAYSQEDHDSEEQTPSLEGLEEESSQSFDVTANDWLPKKKPGPFSCLFICPQCSFTHRIKRKVQEHIQSEHQITASIHTNFSGKKVRKKIRQNAVKNQVKGDSDKRRKTEPKSVAKNWECKQKNDNVENKEKRRWKEPKQEDRRFLSTRPVNKNFTEKETKCPMCEKFFEHPNQLKAHMKLHSFPYRCSQCEKGFTSPSGFYQHQRLHKRGRIFICNQCNKGFLCRYALKQHERLHNGPTNLCNICGKWFSKAGITRHMQMHRGEKNYLCTTCGKSFLSSGELLLHTRSHTGETPYTCVQCGKGFSSKSHLNVHMRSHTGERPYLCSECPKRFLTLNCLKRHTLSHNGVKPFKCPNCEREFSQQGNLKRHLATHKPHM
- the LOC113009765 gene encoding oocyte zinc finger protein XlCOF6-like isoform X1, whose protein sequence is MAWKSEGLCDVARLFAMSSADRVLPPASLRLLVPPVRLMSAFVWQVAQQLKVMQYDKLADFISLATEMVPELLSPTQKAQLILGLRARLVLELCRGDGVSNLQMIQSQLDKVHTCSVELSSNQEMASSDILKTSYSNFASLVQNILNVPFEKEFFFQEVFPANYGSIYNQRIQQLVSIFLSRLEELLPVPDLQQTAAWLNETPVSEEIGLHLSEPFSLKTLLHHHRQTGTLSSARSSSEDDVILSTLALPSQIVAEGFTEAYSQEDHDSEEQTPSLEGLEEESSQSFDVTANDWLPKKKPGPFSCLFICPQCSFTHRIKRKVQEHIQSEHQITASIHTNFSGKKVRKKIRQNAVKNQVKGDSDKRRKTEPKSVAKNWECKQKNDNVENKEKRRWKEPKQEDRRFLSTRPVNKNFTEKETKCPMCEKFFEHPNQLKAHMKLHSFPYRCSQCEKGFTSPSGFYQHQRLHKRGRIFICNQCNKGFLCRYALKQHERLHNGPTNLCNICGKWFSKAGITRHMQMHRGEKNYLCTTCGKSFLSSGELLLHTRSHTGETPYTCVQCGKGFSSKSHLNVHMRSHTGERPYLCSECPKRFLTLNCLKRHTLSHNGVKPFKCPNCEREFSQQGNLKRHLATHKPHM
- the LOC113009765 gene encoding oocyte zinc finger protein XlCOF6-like isoform X2 — protein: MAWKSEGLCDVARLFAMSSADRVLPPASLRLLVPPVRLMSAFVWQVAQQLKVMQYDKLADFISLATEMVPELLSPTQKAQLILGLRARLVLELCRGDGVSNLQMIQSQLDKVHTCSVELSSNQEMASSDILKTSYSNFASLVQNILNVPFEKEFFFQVFPANYGSIYNQRIQQLVSIFLSRLEELLPVPDLQQTAAWLNETPVSEEIGLHLSEPFSLKTLLHHHRQTGTLSSARSSSEDDVILSTLALPSQIVAEGFTEAYSQEDHDSEEQTPSLEGLEEESSQSFDVTANDWLPKKKPGPFSCLFICPQCSFTHRIKRKVQEHIQSEHQITASIHTNFSGKKVRKKIRQNAVKNQVKGDSDKRRKTEPKSVAKNWECKQKNDNVENKEKRRWKEPKQEDRRFLSTRPVNKNFTEKETKCPMCEKFFEHPNQLKAHMKLHSFPYRCSQCEKGFTSPSGFYQHQRLHKRGRIFICNQCNKGFLCRYALKQHERLHNGPTNLCNICGKWFSKAGITRHMQMHRGEKNYLCTTCGKSFLSSGELLLHTRSHTGETPYTCVQCGKGFSSKSHLNVHMRSHTGERPYLCSECPKRFLTLNCLKRHTLSHNGVKPFKCPNCEREFSQQGNLKRHLATHKPHM